A region of Actinomycetota bacterium DNA encodes the following proteins:
- a CDS encoding DHH family phosphoesterase, producing the protein MTTPYHRAAVALRHARSVIVCGHVRPDGDAIGSTLGLTMALREMGIPALPTLANAEPASMTYAFLPGFSLYVPAADLESADVFVA; encoded by the coding sequence GTGACGACGCCATACCACCGGGCAGCAGTCGCTCTTCGGCACGCGCGCTCCGTCATCGTATGCGGCCACGTGCGCCCTGACGGCGATGCGATCGGCTCGACGCTCGGCCTCACGATGGCGCTTCGAGAGATGGGTATCCCCGCGCTGCCGACGCTTGCAAACGCCGAGCCTGCTTCGATGACCTATGCGTTCCTTCCCGGCTTTTCACTCTACGTGCCCGCCGCCGACCTCGAATCCGCCGACGTGTTCGTCGCGC